The following nucleotide sequence is from Leptodactylus fuscus isolate aLepFus1 chromosome 10, aLepFus1.hap2, whole genome shotgun sequence.
CAGAACAGATCGCCATTGTCTACTCTCTAAACTTCCTCCTTCATCGTCGTCCTGAAAACCGCGGGAAGAGCTAGAACGGGCCAATCGGCGCCAAGCCCGCGAAAATCGAGTGACGTCACGGCATTGTGCCTGGACGAGGAGGCGGGGCTAGAGAGCGCGACGCATGCGCAGCTGCCGAGTTAACGCTCACAAGCACCGGAGGGATAGCGTGACTACGGTGTGTCCGGTAATCCCGGGCTCGGGGGTCGCGGGTGCAGCTGAGGGGATTCATGCGCAGAGCTCCGCGTCCTGCCGGCTCCCCTGCCAGCCACACTCAACTGAGGAggattattgttattttttgttaATGACACCACGTGACCTGGTGGGCGTGGCTTACACACTGCCTCTACTTGACCGACAGGTGAGCAGGACTTCAGGGGTCTGGTGGGGTAGTGCGCATGCGTCAGGTGGTCTCTTGCAGGGCAGTTCCACTTGATATGTTCTGAGTTTTGTTCCCCTCCTATGTTACTGCTGGTTATCAAAGACAAAACTATTTTTAATAAATCCcttatgagcaaaaaaaaaaaagttttaggtcTGATTTTGACTTGCTGCCTTTATATCCATTGAGACGACCTGTCATGTGATTGGTTGGACCGCGCCGCGTTACATGTACGAATACGTTGCTGGATTTCACTTTGAAATAATAATACGCCTGTGGCCGCCATGTTGGCCGCTTCGGCCCCGTAGGAATGTTATGAGATGGTCTTAATCCCGGGATGTAGTTGTTATGTCTTCTATGATGGTTTTCTGACATACAAGACATAAAATTGTAAAAGAAAAACGGCATCTTTTTGTTATTTTGCCCCACTGGCTGTTGTGTAGGGTGCCGGTTACTCAGGGGGCGGTGTTTACAGCAGTCGGCTCCCCGGGGGCGGTGTTTACAGCGGCCGGCTACTCAGGGGGCGGTGTTTACAGCAGTCGGCTCCCCGGGGGCGGTGTTTACAGCGGCCGGCTACTCAGGGGGTGGTGTTTACAGCGGCTGGTTCCCCGGGGGCGGTGTTTACAGTGACCAGGAAAGGGGGGGGTCTAATTCTCCTTTCCAGTCCGATAATGTCCTGTCCTGCTCTGGGTTGTCTGAACTTCCCCATAAAAATTATTTGCGCAAAGCAGCCGGACGTCATCGGACTGTGACCCAAGTTCCATTTGTTAAAtatgcaccatgggattaatataataacgtacagagcaccatgggattaatataataacgtacagagcaccatgggattaatataataacgtacagagcaccatgggattaatataataatgtacagagcaccatgggattaatataataatgtacagaactatgggattaatataataatgtacagaacaccatgggattaatataataatgtacagcagcatgggattaatattataatgtacagagcaccatggaattaatataataatgtacagagcaccatgggattaatatactaatgtacagcaccatgggattaatataataatgtacagcaccatggaattaatataataatgtacagcaccatgggattaatatactaatgtacagcaccatgggattaatatgataatgtacagcaccatgggattaatataataatgtacagagcaccatgggattaatataataatgtacagcaccatgggattaataaaataatgtacagagcaccatgggattaatataataatgtacagcaccatgggattaatataataatgtacagagcaccatgggattaatataataatgtacagcaccatgggattaatataataatgtacagcaccatgggattaatataataatgtacagagcaccatggaattaatataataatgtacagcaccatgggattaatatactaatgtacagcaccatgggattaatataataatgtacagagcaccatgggattaatataataatgtacagcaccatgggattaataaaataatgtacagagcaccatgggattaatataataatgtacagagcaccatgggattaatataataatgtacagcaccatgggattaatataataatgtacagaacaccatgggattaatataataatgtacagagcaccatgggattaatataataatgtacagagcaccatgggattaatataataatgtacagagcaccatgggattaatataataatgtacagcaccatgggattaatataataatgtacagagcaccatgggattaatataataatgtacagagcaccatgggattaatataataatgtacagaacaccatgggattaatataataatgtacagagcaccatggaattaatataataatgtacagcaccatgggattaatataataatgtacagagcaccatgggattaatataataatgtacagagcaccatgggattaatggtgccatataaatatataatagaacGAGCGCTGCTGCAGGTGTGACTTTAGTTTATGGCTGGTTACAGAGATTGTGTTTCTGCCTTATGGAACGTCATAACCCCAGACGCAGATCTAGGACAAGGCGATTGCTAGAAATCCTCAGAACAACATCTGCAGCGAAACAGAAAGAAAACGGAGCCATAAAGCGTCCGGGGTCAGTGCTGAGCTAGGCGAGGTGGCGTCCAGCTGGAGCCCGCTGCGGTGAGATCTGCGAGGCTGCGGACAGATGGTTTTCATATTGGGACCTCAGGGGGGGATCGGGTTCACTTGTGGTTTTTTATGTAATGGAACGTCTTATTTTCTGTTTACCGTGTCATTACCAATCCAGCGCTGGAGAGGGGATTTCTACCCAAAAGAAAGCAAGCTTGCAGATTTCTAGTCATCTGTTAAAGGGGAGGTTGGGTGACGACTAGCATGGCCGCCATGACAGAGCTTGGCATCTCTATAGATTTGGGGGATATTCACACACAATAGTTTGTATGACTATAGGGATTGCAGAACTCCAGGCACCTGCCATGCTCTGACGGACGTGTTTTTAAAACTGTCATGTATAAGCTTCAAGAGACCGACACAATTCTCCATGGAGTAATGGGGGGCAGATTTCGGGGCTCTGGCTCCATGTTACAGGTCAGCACAGGCGGTGTCACTGCACCAAACCCCCTATAAGTCTATAAGGACCCGCGGGTGATTTAGGGTCCCACATAGACCTGACGGATTCCCTTTATATGAGTGACTTATCCTTGGGATACCCCAACCTACTGATATGTAATAAGTACAGCCAAAGTGTAACAGAGGCGACTCCTGAAGAGGTGGAGGGCCCCTTTAATTGCCTGCACCGCCCCACCCTGactctccctctccccccccccccaccatgtagcagcttcctcttcctcaCACACTGTTATTTCCCTTTCGTTGCTTTCCTCTGTTCCCCTCTCACTGCCGGCTGGTTATAATATAACATGTGACTCCTGCCGGCCGCAGTACTATACAACAATATTCGGGGTGAAGCGACCTGGAGATGTACTTCATACGTTCACATGGCGGCATTGGTTGATGTGGGTCTTTATTTGCCCCTTGGGTGTCTACGGACGGGTGCAAAATGTTGATAATATGCAGATTATCAGAGGCGGCCATAGACATTAGCTGGCTGTGATCTAGATACGCGTGTCATTGCTTTATGGGTTATTTCTCCTCGGGGTATATAAGGGCAGTCGTCCTTCTGTTTCCTGGCCCGGCTCCAGCTTTCACTTCTGTAAAGTTTTCCGCCCTCCCTCGAGCCGTCGTCGTGTGTGTATGTGCGATTGTTTCCTCCTTCAGTAAACAGAACAAAGAAAAGTGTCAGATACCCGCTGACTGCCGTACACCTATATATGGTGCATAGATCCTACACACCCCTATAGGCATGCTTATTCAATGGGGAAGGGGAGTCCATGCTGCCAGACCCCTTTCTACCTTCTACACCCCTCAGCCTGTGCTACAGGCCTGCAATAGCCAAACATCTCCCTGCCAGGTATACTGCTTGTATATACGGCTGCACgtacatgactgtgtgcatgtGCTGGGTCCGGCACATGGATAGTGCGGTGCGCCttcacagacccattcatttgcttCAGTGAGCCCGGACCATATAACAGGCAGGTGTAAGACCTGTCCTGATTTGCATGGACCCCTGATAATACataggtgtgtgtatacataGGACACTAACCATACTGCATACAGCTGtgtgcatggagaccccctgtaAAACCCACATCATGTCCATTATTGCGACGGGTTTTATCTTTGCAATGCAAATGTTGCAGTTGAGCTGCTGCAAAATCCTCTGGATTGTCGGGCTTTGTTTAGTTTCTCTTTTGCTGCGGCAATTTACAGGAATTACAAAAATTCTGCAtcatgttcacacagtgtgaccttagcctaaggaaaaaaaaaacaacttgtatTTATCCTGAGCTTCACGTTTTCCTCGGCCATGACAGCAACTCTGTGAGGAGAACCTGGAAGATAATAAGGGACCACACCTCACCGCACCTCAGTTTAGGTTTCCTGTTTTCTGCGTGGGAGGTTCCAGGGCTCATGACACAACAATTGGGGCTGGGGGCGAAGCTTTAACCAAAGATTTACTTTGTTTCCTTGGAAGACTTAAGTCTAAGAACTGTCTCAGTTTCCCGTTCAGGCTGGTGCTCCCTGGGCCATGCAGTCCCCTGAGGTCCTGCACCTTCATTCTTCCTCCTCATCTTGGAGAGTGAGGGTGTGGAGAGCCATGTCCGGGGGAATAGGTGGTGGAGCTCATGCTTGGAGCCGGTGCGTTCCACAGAGAGGTCGGCGACACTTccaatgatgtcacatgacttcTGAATCATCTGGGGACGTTCCATAGGAAGAAGTGtcccttacccctcgttcacatctgtgttggaatcTGCAtgggaacggaataccaaatgcaatttcaagcgctgtgcagtaaaagcacacggaccccatagactataatggggtccgtgtgcttgccgcgcgcaaGCTGTGAAATCTGAGCAGGTGGTCACCTAGCGCTTTACGCTTTCTGCCCCGAGGCGTCACCTGATCTATCCTGCTATGTGAGGCATCTGGATATAGGACACATCCCCCTGTGTATACGGCAGGTAAAGTAATGTATACCTGCGCCGACCTGCCACATGGAGACATCACAGGCCGCCCTGGTCCGGATTTCTGATGACTCTTTCTTTGGTTCTTTAGGATGCTGGGAGGAATGCAGGAGCACCACAAAGACGCCCTCATCCGGCTGAGGGTGCGATTACTCCAGGAGATGGTGCCGGACGAGCTGATCGAGCATCTGGTGGCCAAGAAGGTCCTGACTCCATATATGCAAGAAAAGATCCAGGTAAGAGGAGGAGGAACCCGGCCATAGAGCCAGAACTGAAAGCGCGCCCTGGTGAAACGCTTTCATATGGTGAGACTCATTCTAAGGACAGAATGGTGGCGTGTTATtaggatattgtagctttgtatGGCTTTATGTATCCACTGGATTGTATTGTTATGGGTTCACGCTCTGTTTTGTACACACGGGGTTCTTCTAGCTTCTAGATACATTTATACCGCCACCTGTGTCCTTGTATCCTATTTATGTTTCTATGTCTTCTCTCCTGTCTCCAGTCTAAGGGGGTGAGTTTCCGGCAGAATAGCGCTCTACTGGATCTGCTTCCCAAGAGGGGCCCGAATGCCTTCTCCATCTTCTGTGCCGCGCTGCGGGACACCGATCAGGAGCACCTCGCCGATCAGCTGGAGCAGCAAACGAGGAGACCCAAAGCAGAGGTAAGGTCGGCCTCCGCCACCGGGGACCAGAGCGCCGTCACATGACCTTACATTGCACCACCTGAGCCCCAGAAATGGTGTCCTCATTACGCCCTACCCTATTGCGTTGCCTATATTTCCCCTGTATACACAGACTCTCCCTTTATATATACCTTTTCTGTGTCATTCTTACGGGTGACTTTGTGTAAGGTTCCTGATATTTCCTGAGAGGACGTGCAGGCCCCGGCTTCTTCCTGTCTCAGTGTGTGATGCATTCGGACATTTCTGGACAGTATCCCATTGAATATTCCTACTAATCCTATTTTCTTCAATAAAAGTAGGCCACACACATCAGTCTGAGCGCCCAGCACACAGTGGACAGGGATCGGACCCGTCCTGAGTTTTTGGCTGTGCTCCTGGGTATGTGTATGGAGCCAAAGAAAACAATCCtcgaccttaaagggattttgcgaacccaaatgctgttttcatactgatgatctatctacagggctcCTCTTTAGTTGGGGTCCGACCCCCAgaacctctacagatcagctgtagATAGCAGcagtcctattacttgtataggagggGTGCTGCATGCGCTCCCTGGCACCCAGAGGCTGCGGCAACAATTGATCTGTGCGGGGCTCAAGAGTCAGATCCTGCCGCAACTAACATCTACCTACCCCCACCTATAGTCAGCGACTAAATATCTaaatcctggaaaccccctttcccaggatcctctgtGTTACTGTGCTGTGTGTGTAACGTCCTCCGGTATCACATTCACTCTGCGATGTTTCTCATTACAGGAAACGTCTTTCCCTTTGTCCGTGGAGGAGCGCGGAGGGTTTCATCGCTGGCGAGGTGAGTACAATACTCTGTCCTGTCTGACACTACAATTACAGATCTGCAGCGGAGGGGAAAATAATAGACAAAGGTTCTGGGATTCACCGTAATGTcagatcagggatagggaaccttcacctctccagctactgtgaaactacaactcccagcatgctccattcacttccatgagagttccaagaacagcagagcaagtgtgcatgctgggagttgtagttttgcaacagctggagagccgtacgttcacTACCCCTGTGTCAGATGAAGGGGATGATGAGAGAGGAAAGTGGAAGCAGTCAGTAAGGGGGGGTCTGTAGATATTCGGTGGATACCCCTACCATGAGTCCGCACATGTATGACCACGGCTTCTTGTGTCTATAGGATTGATAGCCAACAGTATCCCGTGGAAGTGAGTGGTCGCTGCAACTTCATTCACACGGGGGACCCTCGGACCCTCTTAGACGCCATTTTGACAGGCCTTTTAGATAGTACAGGgacttgtatactgtatatgtgtccaGGGATTCTTCTCCAGCTCCATCATCTGTCGTCCTTTCTTAGAGTCCTGCGAGCATTGTATAGATGACGGAGACGGCCCGGGCAGCGTGGCCCCGACTTCAGTGGACTTCTTCCTGTCGCATCAAAATCAGGTAGGAGAAAATGCTGATCTGCGGTGGCGCTGTGTTGTCCAGGTTATTTTCGGTGTTATTTGATGGAGCGGGTGGTCTGAGCAGTCGGGAGGGTCACATGTGCTGTCACaatagcagcatatacatgtacgaACCTGCTGCTGTACAGGGCACACAGGACCCCCATTcacgtcacattcattggtcacatgacctgattgctgctcagtcccattcaagtgacccccaaacagctgAACTatgggggtcccgggtgtcaacAAGGATAGAAGCATGGAAAATCACTATAACCCTTTTATCCGTTCATTGCTTTCAGGCCTACAAGATGACCACACGGCCACGTGGCCTCTGCCTGATCATTAGTAATGTCTCCTTCTCCACGCCCGATCTGGACTATCGCCACGGAGGAGAACTAGATCTGAAAGTCCTGAAGCTTTTGTTTTTCCATCTGAACTTTGCAGTCCATGAACGCTGCAACGTCACGGCGGAGGTAAGTCCATGAGAGACGTCTGtgtcctggttttcttcagtttttATAGATCCGCTCCTAGTCCGTGTAGAGTTGCATTGTGTAAGGTGAGGACATCGGGCCCCTGAGGTAAAAGGGCCACACCTTAGGCCAGTGTCACGTGATGCATAGGAACGGCTGCAGGACCCAGCCCCATCATGAGGCCAAGGTCCGGGCTgttgtaatatagtgatgtcctcAAGGTTAGCTATTGACTTGTATtatctccagtagggggcagtagagCAGCAGGTTCTTCCTAGCAGATAATAGCTATATAATATTTCCTTGCATGGAAGACTTTGCAGATTACCCGGATCTCTGGGGCTTTCTATTTGCTTTTTCTGCACATTTTCCGGCTGTGATATTTTGGTGTCAGAGCTTGTGCTGTCTGCTACACGGCTTTGTACACGTGTTACATCGCCGCGTGTTGTCGTGCGCTCCTCGGGTTACATGTAGTGATATCTGATGCTGCGCTCTGGGTCGGTGATGGTGTCGATGCCGGTCCCGTTTCACGTTACTATTATGATAAGAATAGATTGTGTCGTACAGGCCGGGATCACTTCTGATCTTATTCTCTCCTTATAGGATATGATGTCGGAGCTGGACGGCTTCTCCAAACTGCCCGAACACTCCCAGCTGGACTCCTGTATCGTCGCCATATTATCCCATGGAGTGGATGGTGCCGTGTACGGATCTGACGGCAGGCTTGTGCAAGTAAGACAAATACACGTAAAGGAGCACTAGACTGAAACCGGCGCCACCGCATTATGTAGTGGTGGCATCGGGAACTGCAGGCCTGCTCCCGGACCAtgaccgatctgatactgatgacctatcttcatgacaggtcatcagtatccaactttCCAAGGCCCTGAACAACCCTTATAAGCCCCATCCCTTTGGTTAATCCTCACCCCCTCTGTAGGAGGAGAATGAGGGTTGTTCGACCTTCAGTTGCCATTGTTGGTAGCTGTTAGTTTTCTGGTTAGAGGCGACCTCGTGACTTTGCTGACGGTTTCTATATCACAGTTACAGGAGGTGTTTACGAAGCTGGACAATGCCCACTGCCCACAGCTGCAGAACAAACCCAAAATGTTCTTCATCCAGGCGTGCCGAGGAGGTGAGTGATGTCACTGCGCTACTAcgtgtgatgtcaccgctctaccACATGTCATGTCACTGCTCTACcagatgatgtcactgctctactacgtgatgtcactgctctatcACATGTCATGTCACTAGTCTACcacatgatgtcactgctctaccacatgatgtcactgctctaccacatgtgatgtcaccgctctactACATGTCACTGCTCTACcacatgatgtcactgctctACCACATAATGTCACTGCTCTACcacatgatgtcactgctctACCACGTCATGTCACTGCTCTACcacatgatgtcactgctctACCACATGATGTCACCGCTCTACTACATGTGTTGTCACTGCTCTACTACATGTGTTGTCACTGCTCTACcacatgatgtcactgctctACTACATGATGTCACCGCTCTACTACATGTAATATCACTGCGCTACCACATGTCATGTCACCACTCTACTACATGTCATGTCACTGCTCTACcacatgatgtcactgctctACCACATGTCATGTCACTGCTCCACCACGTCATGTCACTGCTCTACCACGTCATGTCACTGCTCTACTACATGTCATGTCACTGCTCTACCACGTCACCGCTCTACTACATGTCATGTCACTGCTCTACTACATGATGTCACTGCTCTACCACATGTCACTGCTCTACCACATGTCATGTCACCGCTCTACTACATGTCATGTCACTGCTCTACCACATGTCATGTCACTGCTCTACTACATGTCATGTCACTGCTCTACTACATGTCATGTCACTGCTCTACCACGTCACCGCTCTACTACATGTCATGTCACTGCTCTACCACATGTCACTGCTCTACCACATGTCACCGCTCTACTACATGTCATGTCACTGCTCTACTACATGATGTCACTGCTCTACCACATGTCACCGCTCTACTACATGTCATGTCACTGCTCTACTACATGATGTCACTGCTCTACCACATGTCACTGCTCTACCACATGTCATGTCACCGCTCTACTACATGTCATGTCACTGCTTTACTACACTGCATCATCTCCACTTTCTGATTATTTCTCACTTCTCCTATACACGACCATTACTGCCTCACCTCAAGCCTGGTCAAGTGACTGGGGCTAAACTGTTATATGTAGGGCTTTATTCCTCTATAACACGTGTGTCACATATTATACCTTGTATGTACCATAGAAGAGACAGACCGAGGCGTGGACCAGCGAGATGGCAGAGAACAGAGCGGGTCTCCTGGCTGTGAGCAGAGCGACGCTGGGAGAGAGGACAGCAGAGTGCGGCTGCCCACCCAGTCCGACATGATCTGCGCCTACGCGTGTCTGAAAGGTAAGACGGGAACATACGTGATATAACAATACAGACAGTCACAGGCCAGAACCCCCCGGTCCATCATCCTTCACTACCCAGACAAGCCCTGTAagccaataataataatgtaagctCCTGAGCACCCCCTACTGGCCACTGTCAAGCACAGCAGCCACATGAGCTTGTGTATATGTATTTAAcacgcgtgtgtgtgtgtgtgtgtgtataaatgcATAATGTCAGGTTACTTTTATTCTCTTTATTTCTAGGTACTGTATCACTGCGCAACACAAAGCATGGCTCCTGGTTCATACAAGATCTTACAGACGTGTTTTCCAAACATGCCAAGGACACACATGTAGCAGACATGTTGGTGAAGGTAAGCTTCTCCTCTTATACCCCTGTTCACATTGTCACTCTCGCTCTGTGTAACCTTCTCTTTCCCCCTCCATATAGGTGAATGCCCGCATTAAAAGACGAGAGGGCCACGCACCGGGAACAGAATACGACCGCTGCAAAGAGATGTCGGAGTACAGCAGCACCCTGTGCCGAGACCTCTACCTGTTCCCAGGGGTGCCCCCGCCCCCGCGCCCATGTACACAATCCTGATTTACATTTTTGTATCGAGAAGAGAATTTCTTTATTCTTCCATGTTCTGTTCACGTCTTCCAGCTTTGTATCGTCTCCCGTCAGACCTGCGCACATTCCTGGCCAGGCCGCGTTCACACACTGTGAGGTCGGTCCGGTACAGCGGATTATGTCTAATAGTTTGATGTA
It contains:
- the CASP2 gene encoding caspase-2 — encoded protein: MLGGMQEHHKDALIRLRVRLLQEMVPDELIEHLVAKKVLTPYMQEKIQSKGVSFRQNSALLDLLPKRGPNAFSIFCAALRDTDQEHLADQLEQQTRRPKAEETSFPLSVEERGGFHRWRESCEHCIDDGDGPGSVAPTSVDFFLSHQNQAYKMTTRPRGLCLIISNVSFSTPDLDYRHGGELDLKVLKLLFFHLNFAVHERCNVTAEDMMSELDGFSKLPEHSQLDSCIVAILSHGVDGAVYGSDGRLVQLQEVFTKLDNAHCPQLQNKPKMFFIQACRGEETDRGVDQRDGREQSGSPGCEQSDAGREDSRVRLPTQSDMICAYACLKGTVSLRNTKHGSWFIQDLTDVFSKHAKDTHVADMLVKVNARIKRREGHAPGTEYDRCKEMSEYSSTLCRDLYLFPGVPPPPRPCTQS